One window from the genome of Aquabacterium sp. A3 encodes:
- a CDS encoding putative bifunctional diguanylate cyclase/phosphodiesterase, which translates to MLLGFLNPHRLQTRIVGTFLGLLLLIQAVSYWFVQHSVEDNARSVIRAELVTGERVFKRLLEQNHDQLNQATRVLAADYGFRAAIASNDGDTMQSALENHGERIQASMALFADANFKLKAATGEQPNRFLSAVKQHAKAGSDDQGLRHQVELIDGQPYQIVAVPVRAPALIGWVGMAFKMDAGLLLDMQQLSGLEVALLHGGAGKGSQVAMATLPQGLWPALLPDKAMAAVGHKASAPQNGQVVDLQTEQGVYAAVAMPLPGAGGQSDVTVVLLRSVDQAMATYRRLQTTLLILTGLGILAFSIGSVLTAQRIARPLRRLSNAARRLGSGEYGVSLSTSARGEIGELAQSLESMRQAIQHREVEIRRLAFQDALTDLPNREQFRTDLRKAIGHNAASGTPCAVLLMDMDRFKHVNDVLGHRFGDRLLRAVAGRLREEAFDDQRAVLARLSGDEFAVLLTNADANVATPVAQRIHRVLERPFVLDDHTVDLSAGIGVTVCPEHGTDADQLLARAEVAMYVAKERQAGTVIYHAGLDTSSEESLTLLSELRQAVEHDQLRLFLQPKVCLRSGQVIGAEALVRWEHPTRGMVPPMRFIPFAEQTGFIRALTMWMLGEVAAMARRLADQGLRLKIAVNLSTRDLMDQELPVKIEALLQRQQVDPTLIVLEITESAIMDDPQRALQTLNRLHSLGLKLSIDDFGTGYSSLAYLKRLPVDELKIDRSFVMNMETDLQDAKIVHSTVELAHNLGLSVVAEGVEAAKHWKLLAKLGCDEAQGYFIAKPMPAPDFMPWLSQWHAPDTDQEELGTAFAALT; encoded by the coding sequence ATGCTGCTGGGCTTTCTGAATCCCCACCGCCTCCAGACCCGCATCGTCGGGACCTTCCTGGGGCTGCTGCTGCTCATCCAGGCGGTGAGCTACTGGTTCGTGCAGCACAGTGTGGAAGACAACGCCCGCAGCGTGATCCGCGCCGAACTCGTCACCGGCGAGCGGGTGTTCAAACGCCTGCTGGAGCAGAACCACGACCAGCTCAACCAGGCCACCCGCGTGCTGGCGGCCGATTACGGCTTTAGGGCGGCCATCGCCAGCAACGATGGCGACACCATGCAGTCGGCGCTGGAAAACCACGGTGAGCGCATCCAGGCCAGCATGGCCTTGTTCGCCGACGCCAACTTCAAACTGAAAGCCGCCACCGGCGAGCAGCCCAACCGCTTCCTCAGCGCCGTCAAGCAACACGCCAAGGCCGGCAGTGACGACCAGGGCCTGCGCCACCAGGTGGAGCTCATCGACGGCCAGCCCTACCAGATCGTGGCCGTGCCCGTGCGGGCGCCCGCCTTGATCGGCTGGGTAGGCATGGCATTCAAAATGGACGCCGGCCTGCTGCTGGACATGCAGCAGCTCTCGGGGCTGGAGGTGGCTTTGTTGCATGGGGGTGCCGGCAAAGGTTCGCAGGTGGCCATGGCCACACTGCCCCAAGGGCTGTGGCCCGCACTCTTGCCCGACAAGGCCATGGCTGCCGTGGGCCACAAGGCCAGCGCACCGCAAAACGGCCAGGTGGTGGACCTTCAAACCGAACAAGGGGTGTACGCCGCCGTGGCCATGCCGCTGCCCGGCGCTGGCGGCCAAAGCGATGTCACCGTGGTCTTGCTGCGCTCGGTGGACCAGGCCATGGCCACCTACCGGCGGCTGCAGACCACCTTGCTGATCCTGACAGGTCTGGGCATCCTGGCCTTCAGCATCGGCTCGGTGCTCACGGCCCAGCGCATCGCCAGACCCCTGCGCCGGCTGTCGAACGCCGCGCGCCGACTGGGCAGTGGCGAATACGGCGTCAGCCTGAGCACCTCGGCCCGCGGCGAAATTGGCGAACTCGCGCAATCGCTCGAATCCATGCGGCAGGCCATCCAGCATCGCGAGGTCGAGATCCGCCGCCTGGCCTTCCAGGATGCACTGACCGACCTGCCCAACCGAGAGCAGTTCCGCACCGACCTGCGCAAGGCCATCGGCCACAACGCCGCCTCGGGCACGCCCTGCGCCGTGCTGTTGATGGACATGGACCGCTTCAAGCACGTCAACGACGTGCTGGGCCACCGGTTCGGCGACCGGCTGTTGCGCGCCGTCGCAGGGCGATTGCGCGAAGAGGCCTTCGACGACCAGCGCGCCGTGCTGGCCCGCCTCAGCGGCGACGAATTCGCCGTGCTGCTGACCAACGCCGACGCCAATGTGGCCACGCCGGTCGCCCAACGCATCCACCGGGTGCTGGAGCGTCCGTTCGTGCTGGACGACCACACGGTGGACCTCAGTGCCGGCATCGGCGTGACCGTGTGCCCAGAGCACGGCACCGACGCCGACCAGCTGCTGGCCCGCGCCGAAGTGGCGATGTACGTGGCCAAAGAGCGGCAGGCCGGCACCGTGATCTACCACGCCGGACTGGACACCAGCAGCGAAGAATCGCTCACCCTGCTCAGCGAGTTGCGCCAGGCCGTCGAGCACGACCAGCTGCGCCTGTTCCTGCAGCCCAAGGTGTGCCTGCGCAGCGGCCAGGTCATCGGCGCCGAAGCCCTGGTGCGCTGGGAGCACCCCACGCGGGGCATGGTGCCGCCCATGCGCTTCATCCCGTTTGCGGAACAAACCGGCTTCATCCGCGCCTTGACCATGTGGATGCTGGGCGAAGTGGCGGCCATGGCCCGCCGTCTGGCCGACCAGGGGCTGAGGCTGAAGATCGCCGTGAACCTGTCCACCCGCGACCTCATGGACCAGGAGCTGCCCGTCAAGATCGAAGCCCTGCTGCAACGCCAGCAGGTCGACCCCACCCTGATCGTGCTGGAGATCACCGAAAGCGCCATCATGGACGACCCGCAGCGCGCCCTGCAAACGCTCAACCGCCTGCACAGCCTGGGCCTGAAGCTGTCCATCGACGACTTCGGCACCGGCTACTCTTCGCTGGCCTACCTCAAACGTTTGCCGGTGGACGAGCTCAAGATCGACCGCTCGTTCGTCATGAACATGGAGACCGATCTGCAAGACGCCAAGATCGTGCATTCGACGGTGGAGCTGGCCCACAACCTGGGGCTGAGCGTGGTGGCCGAAGGCGTGGAGGCCGCCAAGCACTGGAAGCTGCTGGCCAAGCTGGGCTGCGACGAGGCCCAGGGCTACTTCATTGCCAAACCCATGCCGGCCCCCGACTTCATGCCCTGGCTGAGCCAGTGGCACGCCCCCGACACCGACCAGGAAGAGCTGGGCACCGCCTTCGCCGCCCTGACCTGA
- a CDS encoding thioredoxin family protein: protein MSTSAVLDIVCLCAAWCGTCREYQVTFEALQGAAPMHRYRWIDIEDEAALVGDIDVETFPTLVLACGGQVLFAGPVLPRLNDAQRLVSVHAAQAEAVLAGQGHWPSAASLGLAPDQAEAVEALARAL from the coding sequence ATGTCCACCTCTGCCGTTCTCGACATCGTCTGCCTGTGTGCCGCCTGGTGCGGCACGTGCCGCGAGTACCAGGTCACGTTCGAGGCCTTGCAGGGGGCTGCGCCAATGCACCGTTATCGCTGGATCGACATCGAGGACGAGGCCGCGTTGGTGGGCGACATCGATGTGGAAACGTTTCCCACCCTGGTGCTGGCCTGTGGAGGGCAGGTGCTGTTTGCCGGGCCGGTGTTGCCCAGGCTCAATGACGCGCAGCGGCTGGTGAGCGTGCATGCGGCCCAGGCCGAGGCGGTGCTGGCCGGCCAAGGGCACTGGCCATCGGCTGCATCGCTGGGTCTGGCGCCTGACCAGGCCGAGGCCGTGGAGGCGCTGGCGCGGGCCTTGTGA
- a CDS encoding type VI secretion system Vgr family protein, translating into MSLSNALSAWLPQWRLWHSQTRLYQLEAVGSGASDESFQDALGDLMVERFVLHEALSEPFVLELQVLSLRADLPLKALHGRAVRLGITLADGQRSHRSGHIARASALDADGGLARYHLRVQPWPALLNATLASRVWQERTVVEIVDDVFTDHQGVAAWRWDADVPAHVRGGLYARFGGQRPYCVQYRETDLAFVQRLLAEEGIGWRVEEAPADDHQAPGGHTLVLFASSAAQPEDPSSASDLGGRGIRYHRSSSQEVQDSIQALGAVRQLGPTSTVVVGWDSEAQQVVHAEVPTHHQWGGPEARHLQHWLSSYDPHHSLAALGANPQACATWLQEAREARYKRWLGRGSVRTLRAGTWAEVTQSTLDITLDSLLAEATDRPDPDARRFLFTHVQAVGINNLPADLQAAADQLLGPHAVDALDDPGEWTTTPTPTPDHAATDQTTAAALWRQARATGYACAFQALRRNVPWRPVWLDDTGLRPRPRPTALGLQTAIVVGPDGQPFAQGADELHTDGQGRVKVRFHWQANPYAPPQRAQSDHSCWLRVVQAHSGVGMGQQFIPRIGQEVLVSFINHDMDLPYVQASLYNGQGEGGIPRTPGGQPAANDTSPFNSSTDHLASAQGNRIASGTGGHSPAWHGGAPGAAVPGQDGQANAAALSGVKSKEFGGHGANQLVLDDTPSQGRVHLHSSQHQTWLSMGHLLHQADNHRGSFRGLGLELRTDAWGGLRAVRGVMLSTFGLRNGLGNGLGQTPEGAGDNAAGIALAKQMQQLATTFGQAATTHQTVAVAAAQGSHAAGQSTLDDTLAPAAALTKSLSGMVSSTSLPKALADAADKNTATTKDKVPHTADPDIALVGKAGIGLTAGQDIHLSSGDASTLATGEDTHWAIGGQARIHTGQAIGVLAGAMQAGNEAAGKGLTMVAAGGPIDLQAQAGPAQIAAKQRLELKTASGVVNLAAAKKVVLAVSGGASIIIEGGQLTVQCPGTLTIKAGKKSMVGGATQSVSFPAMPKTICVECLRKSLQAAPAFTRLE; encoded by the coding sequence ATGTCGTTGAGCAACGCCCTGTCGGCGTGGCTGCCGCAATGGCGGCTTTGGCACAGCCAGACACGCCTGTACCAGCTGGAGGCGGTGGGCTCCGGAGCCTCGGATGAGTCCTTCCAGGATGCACTGGGCGACCTGATGGTCGAACGCTTTGTGCTGCACGAGGCCCTGTCAGAGCCCTTCGTGCTGGAGTTGCAGGTGCTGTCACTGCGGGCCGATCTGCCCCTGAAGGCCCTGCACGGCCGCGCTGTGCGATTGGGCATCACCCTGGCCGACGGCCAGCGCAGCCACCGCAGCGGCCACATCGCCCGCGCCAGCGCGCTGGACGCCGATGGCGGCCTGGCCCGCTACCACCTGCGCGTGCAGCCCTGGCCGGCCCTGCTCAACGCCACCCTGGCCAGCCGGGTGTGGCAAGAGCGCACGGTGGTTGAGATCGTTGACGACGTCTTCACCGACCACCAGGGCGTGGCCGCCTGGCGCTGGGATGCCGACGTGCCCGCCCACGTGCGTGGTGGCCTGTACGCCCGCTTTGGCGGCCAGCGCCCCTACTGCGTGCAGTACCGCGAGACCGACCTGGCCTTTGTGCAGCGCCTGCTGGCCGAAGAAGGCATCGGCTGGCGCGTGGAAGAAGCCCCGGCCGACGACCACCAGGCCCCCGGGGGCCACACCCTGGTGCTGTTTGCCAGCAGCGCCGCCCAGCCCGAAGACCCCAGCAGCGCCAGCGACCTGGGCGGGCGCGGCATCCGCTACCACCGCAGCAGCAGCCAGGAGGTGCAAGACAGCATCCAGGCCCTGGGCGCGGTGCGCCAGTTGGGCCCCACCAGCACCGTGGTGGTGGGCTGGGACAGCGAGGCCCAGCAGGTCGTCCACGCCGAGGTGCCCACCCACCACCAGTGGGGCGGCCCCGAGGCCCGCCACCTGCAGCACTGGCTGAGCAGCTACGACCCCCACCACAGCCTGGCCGCCCTGGGCGCCAACCCCCAGGCCTGCGCCACCTGGCTGCAAGAAGCCCGCGAGGCCCGCTACAAACGCTGGCTGGGCCGCGGCAGCGTGCGCACCCTGCGGGCGGGCACCTGGGCCGAGGTCACGCAATCCACGCTCGACATCACCCTGGACAGCCTCCTGGCTGAGGCCACCGACCGCCCAGACCCGGACGCCCGCCGCTTCCTGTTCACCCACGTGCAGGCCGTGGGCATCAACAACCTGCCGGCCGACCTGCAGGCCGCCGCCGACCAACTGCTGGGCCCACACGCCGTGGACGCCCTGGACGACCCCGGCGAGTGGACAACCACCCCGACACCCACCCCTGATCACGCCGCGACGGATCAGACCACGGCTGCGGCCCTGTGGCGCCAGGCCCGCGCCACCGGCTACGCCTGCGCCTTCCAGGCCCTGCGCCGCAATGTGCCCTGGCGCCCGGTATGGCTGGACGACACCGGCCTGCGCCCCCGCCCCCGGCCCACCGCCCTGGGCTTGCAAACCGCCATCGTGGTGGGGCCCGACGGACAGCCCTTTGCCCAAGGGGCCGATGAGCTGCACACCGACGGCCAAGGCCGCGTGAAGGTGCGCTTTCATTGGCAGGCCAACCCCTACGCCCCACCCCAGCGCGCGCAAAGCGACCACAGTTGCTGGCTGCGCGTGGTGCAGGCCCACAGCGGTGTGGGCATGGGCCAGCAGTTCATCCCCCGCATCGGGCAGGAAGTGCTGGTGAGCTTCATCAACCACGACATGGACCTGCCCTACGTGCAGGCCAGCCTGTACAACGGCCAGGGCGAAGGCGGCATCCCCCGCACACCGGGCGGCCAACCTGCCGCCAACGACACCAGCCCGTTCAACAGCTCCACCGACCACCTCGCCAGCGCCCAGGGCAACCGCATCGCCAGCGGCACCGGCGGCCACAGCCCCGCCTGGCACGGCGGCGCCCCCGGGGCGGCCGTGCCCGGCCAGGACGGCCAGGCCAACGCGGCGGCGCTCAGTGGCGTCAAGAGCAAAGAGTTTGGCGGCCACGGTGCCAACCAGCTGGTGCTGGACGACACCCCCAGCCAGGGCCGCGTGCACCTGCACAGCAGCCAGCACCAGACCTGGCTGAGCATGGGCCACCTGCTGCACCAGGCCGACAACCACCGAGGCAGCTTCCGGGGCCTGGGGCTGGAGCTGCGCACCGACGCCTGGGGCGGCCTGCGCGCCGTGCGCGGCGTCATGCTCAGCACCTTTGGCCTCAGAAACGGCCTGGGCAATGGTCTGGGCCAAACGCCCGAAGGCGCAGGCGACAACGCCGCCGGCATCGCCCTGGCCAAACAAATGCAGCAACTGGCCACCACCTTCGGCCAGGCCGCCACCACGCACCAGACGGTGGCCGTGGCCGCCGCCCAAGGCAGCCACGCTGCAGGCCAAAGCACGCTGGACGACACCCTGGCCCCGGCCGCAGCGCTCACCAAGAGCCTCAGCGGCATGGTCAGCTCCACCAGCCTGCCCAAGGCCCTGGCCGACGCGGCGGACAAGAACACGGCCACGACAAAAGACAAGGTGCCCCACACCGCCGACCCCGACATCGCGCTCGTGGGCAAGGCGGGCATTGGCCTGACCGCCGGGCAAGACATCCACCTCAGCAGCGGTGATGCCTCCACCCTGGCCACGGGCGAAGACACCCACTGGGCCATCGGCGGGCAGGCGCGCATCCACACGGGGCAGGCCATTGGCGTGCTGGCCGGGGCCATGCAGGCGGGCAATGAGGCCGCAGGCAAGGGGCTGACGATGGTCGCCGCCGGTGGCCCCATCGACCTGCAGGCCCAGGCTGGGCCCGCGCAGATCGCGGCCAAGCAGCGGCTGGAGTTGAAGACGGCCAGCGGGGTGGTCAACCTGGCGGCGGCCAAGAAGGTGGTGCTGGCCGTCAGCGGTGGCGCCAGCATCATCATCGAAGGTGGGCAACTCACGGTGCAGTGTCCTGGCACGCTCACCATCAAGGCCGGGAAGAAGTCGATGGTGGGTGGCGCGACCCAATCCGTGAGCTTCCCAGCCATGCCCAAGACGATCTGCGTCGAGTGTTTGCGCAAGTCATTGCAAGCGGCGCCAGCATTCACCCGTTTGGAGTGA
- a CDS encoding DUF4123 domain-containing protein, which translates to MIDPFAPECLQQLQRMVSESAHPSYLLIDGVFLPAIQPLLAGWSSSITDQHALFSDRANGNAETLAASPWLLPCADQDSAVSQLLTACDRLPAVTLIRSPSNIATLLARLKRWTVVNCDGMHFNFRYPDTRRLPGIHGVMTDQQRHALFEEDAWSYIGRDGRWHHLPTIPPSNATHPKAADDWGDPELTDTQFAALLADSEPDEQLAAVWQDLPDDAPARTTALPSQVHEWTACALAHADRLNIADMPERTRLCAWVLSGDPKTRLTTLMQQAEWPTSALEDDLLREGV; encoded by the coding sequence GTGATCGACCCGTTTGCACCCGAATGCCTCCAGCAACTGCAGCGCATGGTGTCTGAATCGGCACACCCCAGCTACCTGCTGATCGACGGCGTCTTCTTGCCGGCCATCCAGCCCTTGTTGGCCGGCTGGTCGTCATCGATCACGGACCAGCACGCACTGTTCAGCGATCGGGCCAATGGAAACGCCGAAACGCTGGCGGCATCACCCTGGCTCTTACCCTGCGCAGACCAGGACTCGGCGGTGAGCCAACTGCTGACCGCCTGCGACCGGCTGCCGGCGGTCACCCTGATTCGCTCACCATCAAACATCGCCACATTGCTGGCCCGACTGAAGCGCTGGACGGTGGTGAACTGCGACGGCATGCACTTCAATTTTCGCTACCCCGACACACGCCGCTTGCCTGGCATCCATGGCGTCATGACCGACCAACAACGCCACGCCCTGTTTGAGGAAGATGCGTGGTCGTACATTGGGCGAGATGGCCGCTGGCATCACCTGCCCACTATCCCTCCTTCAAACGCCACACACCCCAAGGCGGCAGACGATTGGGGAGACCCTGAACTGACAGACACCCAGTTTGCAGCCCTGTTAGCCGACAGCGAGCCCGATGAACAGCTGGCCGCCGTGTGGCAGGATCTGCCAGACGACGCGCCTGCCCGCACCACCGCATTGCCCTCGCAAGTCCATGAATGGACTGCATGCGCGCTGGCCCACGCAGACCGCTTGAACATCGCCGACATGCCCGAGCGAACGCGCCTGTGCGCCTGGGTGCTGTCAGGTGATCCAAAGACACGTTTGACGACATTGATGCAGCAGGCCGAATGGCCAACCAGTGCCCTTGAGGATGACTTGCTGCGCGAAGGGGTTTGA
- a CDS encoding DUF3304 domain-containing protein yields MPLLSHLTARHWARVASTSLCIVLASLLPSACARTGDTVGVSVSAINYTDQELNAYLFMSPDGEKKQVAGGEPVRPFGGGGVMCCISLPTTWQPGIKVVLRYDWWQGQDKPRQYINKEFEVPPYPDGQVGTLWALFYQDGSVEVVSSDFAPGHEKWPGKINGGPTPTLEYRRKVWQEDYDQEASLLPYYDSLAKGPSEQQLIDAWKVMAERQSEKLGGFTGANDPKFREMLIERGKDGAISLRQQLAEMEMHKP; encoded by the coding sequence ATGCCACTGCTCTCGCATTTGACAGCCCGCCACTGGGCGCGTGTTGCCAGCACCTCACTGTGCATCGTGCTGGCCTCGCTGCTGCCATCGGCATGCGCGCGCACCGGTGACACGGTCGGCGTTTCTGTGTCTGCCATCAATTACACCGATCAGGAGCTCAATGCCTACCTGTTCATGTCACCAGATGGCGAGAAAAAACAAGTGGCGGGTGGCGAGCCGGTACGGCCCTTTGGAGGCGGTGGCGTGATGTGCTGCATCAGCCTGCCCACGACATGGCAGCCGGGCATCAAAGTTGTCCTGCGTTATGACTGGTGGCAAGGGCAAGACAAGCCCCGTCAGTACATCAACAAAGAGTTCGAGGTGCCGCCCTACCCTGATGGCCAGGTTGGCACGCTGTGGGCCTTGTTTTACCAAGATGGCAGCGTCGAAGTCGTTTCCAGCGACTTCGCTCCCGGACACGAGAAGTGGCCGGGAAAGATCAATGGTGGCCCGACCCCCACGCTGGAATACCGCCGCAAGGTCTGGCAAGAGGACTATGACCAAGAGGCGTCTTTGCTGCCTTATTACGACAGCCTAGCCAAGGGACCCAGTGAGCAACAACTGATTGATGCTTGGAAGGTCATGGCAGAACGGCAGAGTGAAAAGTTGGGAGGCTTTACAGGTGCAAATGACCCCAAGTTCAGAGAGATGCTGATCGAGCGAGGCAAAGACGGCGCAATCTCGCTTCGGCAGCAGTTGGCAGAAATGGAAATGCACAAGCCATGA
- a CDS encoding DUF3304 domain-containing protein, with amino-acid sequence MPPLSHLTACHWARAASTSLCIVLASLLPSACARTGDTVGVSVSAINYTDQELNGFIFEQPGDETKVAGGVPVRPFQGAGQMCCFSLPAKWHPGIKVQLEYDWWQGADKPRQYITKEFEVPPYPDGQVGTLWALFYQDGSVEVVSSDFAPGHEKWPGKINGGPTPTLEYRRKVWQEDYDQEASLLPYYDSLAKGPSEQQLIDAWKVMAERQSEKLGGFTGANDPKFREMLIERGKDGAISLRQQLAEMEMHKP; translated from the coding sequence ATGCCACCGCTCTCACATTTGACAGCCTGCCATTGGGCGCGTGCAGCCAGCACCTCACTGTGCATCGTGCTGGCCTCGCTGCTGCCATCGGCATGCGCGCGCACCGGTGACACGGTCGGCGTTTCTGTGTCTGCCATCAATTACACCGATCAGGAGCTCAACGGCTTCATCTTTGAACAACCTGGCGACGAGACAAAGGTAGCTGGCGGTGTTCCAGTCAGACCGTTTCAAGGAGCAGGACAGATGTGCTGCTTCAGCCTGCCCGCAAAGTGGCACCCAGGCATCAAAGTTCAACTGGAGTACGACTGGTGGCAGGGCGCCGACAAGCCCCGTCAGTACATCACCAAAGAGTTCGAGGTGCCGCCCTACCCTGATGGCCAGGTTGGCACGCTATGGGCCTTGTTTTACCAAGATGGCAGCGTCGAAGTCGTTTCCAGCGACTTCGCTCCCGGACACGAGAAGTGGCCGGGAAAGATCAATGGTGGCCCGACCCCCACGCTGGAATACCGCCGCAAGGTCTGGCAAGAGGACTATGACCAAGAGGCGTCTTTGCTGCCTTATTACGACAGCCTAGCCAAGGGACCCAGTGAGCAACAACTGATTGATGCTTGGAAGGTCATGGCAGAACGGCAGAGTGAAAAGTTGGGAGGCTTTACAGGTGCAAATGACCCCAAGTTCAGAGAGATGCTGATCGAGCGAGGCAAAGACGGCGCAATCTCGCTTCGGCAGCAGTTGGCAGAAATGGAAATGCACAAGCCATGA
- a CDS encoding T6SS phospholipase effector Tle1-like catalytic domain-containing protein has translation MSMQTALISTLDVQSNSDPTSFERFFSQAEREVLKDKFQKPRETVPLCQPGKSCENNLFLGFFFDGTRNNYATSFKAKNNTFSNVARLFDAFPGEIIAPKTVKASAEPWPNAGMFSNYLRIYTPGVGTPFEEIKDSGEGLDATMGAATARWGERRLVWALCQAINAVHLYLTKETFVKPQQVLLLADQIQLDGEQLRHQPSRWQVLFYGPKAKDFLQRLLESWHQAIRAHMPERVTGKPPKIDPGIVKHIYVSAFGFSRGATAARAYTNWLLALCELDAQLTGQTGYTLGGFPVTFDFLGVFDTVASVGTAGIAPNRLGTGHGAWADPERSLRVPAEVKCLHIVSAHEVRRCFPLDAISVRGALAAGHREIIMPGVHSDVGGGYAPGEQGRSVDPQGSDMLSRVALALMYREARLSGAPLKLEKAAPVSKQRFAVHPDVIHALNAYIEACKVRTGSFRAIMRDQMRWSILWRKGLAGKMASTASVRRAAPADQNDIHSADQEFVAEIAAFEAWRKEPTYTKPVLACPKPEMGICIDMEATISNLPGIDPERLPEWKDIAAFWHDAEMPAAVARLLEHFVHDSRAWFKLMPGSTEAGDVEKELKQWVRLYDNHIAIQKDPVALGLAGGYVPTPLSKDQIEWVRAYKQTGKIPSMKTTGREPFELGAGYLRFRRVYTGASHWRLTRAEPALPAHDAMLATG, from the coding sequence ATGAGCATGCAAACAGCATTGATTTCTACGTTGGACGTGCAGTCAAACTCTGATCCGACGAGCTTTGAGCGCTTTTTCTCCCAGGCCGAGCGAGAAGTACTAAAGGACAAATTCCAGAAGCCTAGAGAAACCGTCCCCCTCTGCCAACCCGGCAAGTCCTGCGAGAACAACCTGTTCCTGGGATTCTTCTTTGACGGCACGCGCAACAACTACGCCACCAGCTTCAAAGCCAAGAACAACACGTTCTCCAACGTTGCTCGACTATTCGACGCGTTCCCTGGCGAAATCATTGCGCCAAAGACCGTAAAAGCGTCGGCAGAGCCATGGCCAAATGCGGGCATGTTCTCCAACTACCTCCGCATCTACACCCCTGGCGTCGGCACACCGTTCGAAGAGATCAAAGACTCCGGCGAGGGCCTTGATGCCACCATGGGCGCGGCCACCGCGCGTTGGGGTGAGCGCCGCCTGGTGTGGGCCTTGTGCCAAGCCATCAATGCGGTGCACCTCTACCTGACCAAAGAGACCTTTGTCAAACCTCAGCAAGTGCTGTTGCTGGCCGATCAGATCCAACTGGATGGCGAGCAACTCAGACACCAGCCCAGTCGATGGCAGGTGTTGTTCTATGGTCCCAAAGCCAAGGACTTTCTCCAGCGTCTGCTGGAATCTTGGCACCAAGCCATTCGCGCCCACATGCCCGAGAGGGTCACCGGCAAACCGCCCAAGATCGATCCGGGAATCGTCAAACACATTTACGTCAGTGCCTTTGGCTTCTCGCGAGGTGCGACGGCAGCCCGCGCTTACACCAATTGGCTGCTGGCCCTGTGCGAGCTGGATGCCCAGCTCACCGGGCAAACGGGTTACACCTTGGGCGGATTCCCTGTGACCTTTGACTTTCTGGGTGTGTTCGACACGGTGGCCTCTGTGGGTACGGCGGGCATTGCGCCCAACCGCCTCGGCACCGGGCACGGGGCTTGGGCTGATCCCGAGCGCTCATTGCGTGTGCCGGCCGAGGTCAAATGCCTGCACATCGTCTCAGCCCACGAGGTGCGCCGGTGCTTCCCGCTGGACGCGATCTCGGTGCGCGGGGCCCTGGCGGCCGGACACCGCGAGATCATCATGCCAGGGGTGCATTCAGACGTAGGCGGCGGGTATGCCCCTGGCGAGCAGGGGCGCAGCGTGGACCCGCAAGGCTCAGACATGCTGTCTCGTGTGGCATTGGCCTTGATGTACCGAGAAGCCCGGTTGTCTGGCGCACCCTTGAAACTGGAGAAAGCGGCGCCCGTGTCCAAGCAGCGTTTCGCGGTGCACCCCGACGTCATCCATGCGCTCAACGCCTACATCGAGGCGTGCAAGGTGCGAACCGGCAGCTTCCGCGCCATCATGCGTGACCAGATGCGATGGAGCATCTTGTGGCGCAAAGGTCTGGCCGGCAAGATGGCCAGCACGGCCAGCGTTCGGCGCGCCGCACCCGCAGATCAAAACGACATCCACAGCGCCGATCAGGAGTTTGTCGCAGAGATCGCCGCCTTCGAGGCCTGGAGGAAAGAGCCCACGTACACCAAGCCGGTGCTCGCTTGCCCCAAGCCCGAAATGGGCATCTGCATCGACATGGAGGCAACGATCAGCAACCTGCCTGGCATCGACCCGGAGCGCCTGCCGGAATGGAAGGACATCGCGGCCTTCTGGCATGACGCAGAGATGCCCGCCGCCGTCGCACGCCTGCTCGAACACTTCGTGCACGACTCGCGTGCCTGGTTCAAGCTCATGCCTGGCTCCACCGAGGCAGGTGATGTCGAGAAGGAACTCAAGCAATGGGTGAGGCTGTACGACAACCACATCGCCATTCAGAAAGACCCCGTGGCGCTGGGTTTGGCAGGCGGCTACGTGCCCACGCCATTGAGCAAGGATCAGATCGAGTGGGTCAGGGCGTACAAGCAAACCGGCAAGATACCGTCGATGAAAACCACCGGACGCGAGCCATTCGAGTTGGGCGCCGGCTACCTGCGCTTCAGGCGCGTTTACACCGGCGCCAGCCACTGGCGGCTGACACGGGCAGAGCCTGCCTTGCCAGCCCATGACGCGATGCTGGCGACAGGCTGA